In Pseudemcibacter aquimaris, the sequence TGATTGGATCGAGGCTGGCATAAAGCTGCTTCGTGAACATGGGCCACACGTACTATCCATTGATGAAATCTGCACCCTTACAAAAAAAAATGAGCAGGAATTCAATCAAACGTTCGAAGACATTGATAGCTTTTATTCAGCAATTTTTGATTATTGGTACGAGAAAGAAACCCTGAAATATATTGATATGATGGATGAAATTGGCGGTGACGCGGAAACCGCGCTTTATACAATGGCAAAAATCACCCATGACATTGACAAGCAAGACGAAATCGCCATCCGCAATTTGGCGCTTCGTTGTCCGGAAGCCTGTAATGCGCTCGACCGTGTTGACCGTACCAGACTTGATGTTGCGGCCGGATTATTCAAAGAAATGGGCTTTTCTGATAAAGACAGCATGATCCGTGCAAAAATTCTCTATACCGCGTCAATCGGCACAGAATACACGAGCATTTCTGCATCACTCGATCAAAAGTTAGAAATGTTGAAATTATTGCTCGAGAAAAATTAAAAGAAACTTATCAGGCAGCAAGTGCTTGATTAAGCGCGGATAATAATCCCTTATCACCGCAGGTATTCACTTGTCTAAAGAATAAAAGTGCATCCATATCATTATTATCATTCAGCAGATTAATCAGCGCAAATAAAGGGCCACTTAAGGTCAGATCAGCAAACACATCTTCTTCCGAAACATATTCTGTTGTTGAGCCATCCTTCGTAAATGTAATTACAAATGATTTTGAAACATCATCAGGCATCATCAATATACGTTTACCAGCAAGTTTTTCAAACTTTTCTTTTGCCTGCTCATCAAGCGCGCCAAGGTTTTCATTGATCTTTTGCGATGCAAGATCAATTGGCGGTGACGGAAATCTCTTTGTCGTGATCCCGGCTAGATAAAGCGGTGTAAATGTCCCGTGCCCACTTCTGTATGGAGTATAAGATTTTTCGGCTTTCAAACTGCTTTCTGCGATGTTCATGTGACAAGTTCCCTCAAGTAATAACAATGAGGGAACTTTGTATCAAATCGCATATATTCAGTATTTGACCTGCGTCAAAAAATACAACTTATTTAATAGGTTTAGTATTTTTTCGTTTCTTCTACCTATTGGTTTTCTTCCGGCATAAATGCCGCCATAAACTGGGTCAGTGACATTTCTTCGATTATATTGATGTTACTTGATGACACACGTTGCTTTTCAATACCCTCTGGTAATTCCGCGTTTGATAGACGGTCAGCAATTTGCATCCAGTCGGTTAATGTTCTTTCTTCCTTACGCAATGGGAAGATACGTTGAACATGACTGTTGCTGATATATTCAAATGGCGCAATGTTTTTCATCACTGA encodes:
- a CDS encoding TetR/AcrR family transcriptional regulator; the protein is MTQNVTPLRSSDFEESDNIKNFPNRDWIEAGIKLLREHGPHVLSIDEICTLTKKNEQEFNQTFEDIDSFYSAIFDYWYEKETLKYIDMMDEIGGDAETALYTMAKITHDIDKQDEIAIRNLALRCPEACNALDRVDRTRLDVAAGLFKEMGFSDKDSMIRAKILYTASIGTEYTSISASLDQKLEMLKLLLEKN
- a CDS encoding SCP2 sterol-binding domain-containing protein; protein product: MNIAESSLKAEKSYTPYRSGHGTFTPLYLAGITTKRFPSPPIDLASQKINENLGALDEQAKEKFEKLAGKRILMMPDDVSKSFVITFTKDGSTTEYVSEEDVFADLTLSGPLFALINLLNDNNDMDALLFFRQVNTCGDKGLLSALNQALAA